CCCTGGATCAGGTGTTCAATGCCGTCCGCCGTTCCAACCTCGATGTCGGAGCCCGGACCATCGAGATCAACCGCGTCGAGTACGTGATCCGCGGGCTCGGATTCATCCGATCCCTGCAGGACCTCGAGGAGACGGTGGTCACCATGCGGGATGACATCCCGGTCACCCTTCGCCACGTCGCCACCATCGGGCTTGGCCCGGCCTTTCGTCGCGGCGTGCTCGACAAGGAAGGCGCCGAGGTCGTCGGCGGCATTGTGGTCGCCCGCCATGGCGCCAATCCCCTCGCCGTCATCGACGGCGTCAAACGCCGGATTGCCGCCATCTCGCCCGGCCTGCCCTCGCGAACCCTGGAGGACGGGACGCTTAGCCAACTTCAGATCGTGCCCTTCTACGACCGTACCGGCCTGATCCTGGAGACGCTGGGAACCCTCTCCACCGCCATCGAGAACCAGATCCTGATCACCGTGATCGTCGTCATCCTCATGGTGATGCACCTGCGCACCGCCCTGGTGATCTCCACCATGCTGCCCCTCACGGTCCTGCTGACATTCATCCTGATGAAGGCCTTGGGCGTGGATGCCAACATCGTGGCGCTCTCCGGCATCGCCATCGCCATCGGAACCATCGTGGACATGGGAATCGTCATTTCGGAAAACACCCTGCGCCACCTCGACCGCCAGCCCGCCGCCGATCCGCAGGCGGTCCGGGATACCGTCCTCCGCTCCACCCGCGAGGTCGGCGGTGCCGTCCTCACCGCCGTGGCCACCACGGTCGTCAGCTTCCTCCCCGTCTTCGCCATGGAGGGCCCCGAGGGCAAACTGTTCAAACCCCTGGCCTACACCAAGACGTTCGCCCTCGTCGCCGCTATCGTGCTGGCCTTGTGCCTCCTCCCAACGCTGCTCACCTGGGTGCTCGGTGCCCGGGCCCCGCGGCGGGCCGGACGCCTCCTGGTCACCACGCTTCTCGTCGCGGGAGGATGCGTTCTGCCGTGGCTCGTCACCTGGTTTCCCTGGTCCCTGGGTGTCCTCATGGTGCTGGTTGGTGCGTTCGGCCAGTTCCGCGACCGTGTGCCAACCGGATGGCGGGCGCGACTTCCATTCGCCTTCAGCCTCGTCGTTGCCCTGGCGGTGGCGATGATCCTCGCCGACCTGTGGGTTCCGCTCGGGCCGGAGCGCGGCGCATGGAATACCGTATTCGTGGCAGTCCTGGCAGGGGGTCTCCTTCTCCTGGCCCATGCCTTCATCCGCGGCTATCCCGCAATGGTCCGGTGGTGCCTGGAGCACAAAGGCGCCTTTCTCAGCGGGGTGGCAGCCGTGCTGCTCACCGGGACGGTGTCCTGGCTCGGACTTGGCCGGGTCTTCGGTTGGATGCCCAACGCCCTGCGCCACAACGCCGTCTGGAATGCCGCCTACCACGCCTTCCCAGGCCTGGGCAAAGAGTTCATGCCCAGCCTCGACGAGGGCTCGTTTCTGTACATGCCAACCATCATGCCGCACGGGTCCATCGGCGAGGCCACTGAGATCCTCTCCCTCCAGAACCAGGCCATCGCGTCCATCCCGGAGATCGACAGCGTCGTCGGCAAGATCGGTCGAGCCGAGAGCCCGCTGGACCCAGCCCCCGTCTCGATGGTCGAGACCGTCATCAACTACAAGCCCGAGTATGTCCTCGACGAGAACGGCCGGCGCATGCGCTTTCGTTACGACCGCCGCCAGGCGGCCTTCCTGTACGATGGCGACGGCCAGTTGATCCCCGACCGCTCGGGCAGACCCTACCGGCAGTGGCGCCCGGAGATTCTCAGTCCGGACGACATCTGGCAGGAGATCGCACGCGTCGCCGAGATCCCCGGATCCACCTCGGCCCCCAAACTCCAACCCATTGAAACCCGGATCGTCATGCTGCAGAGCGGCATGCGTGCCGCCTTTGGCGTGAAGGTGTACGGCCCTGATCTGGAGACCATCGAGAGAGTCGGCCTCGAATTGGAACGTCACTTGCGCGACGTGCCCGCCATCGAACCCGCAACCGTCTTCGCCGATCGCATTGTCGGTGTCCCATACCTCGAAATAGATGTCGATCGCCCCGCGCTCTCGCGTTACGGGCTCACCATTGGCGACGTGCATGAGGTCATCGAGGTGGCCATCGGGGGACGATCTCTTACCACCACCGTCGAGGGCCGCGAACGCTACCCCGTCCGGGTGCGTTATCCCCGCGAACTGCGTGACAATATCGAAGCTCTCTCGGGCATTCTCATCCCCACGGTGGGTGGCGCCCAAATCCCCCTCGGCCAGGTTTCGACGATCCGCTATACGCGCGGGCCCGAGTCCATCAAGGCCGAGGACACGTTCCTCGTCGGGTACGTCATCTTCGACAGAAAGCCGGGCTTCGCCGAAGTCGAGGTGGTGGAAGGCGCCGAACGCTACCTGAAGAGTCTCATGGCGGCAGGCCAGTTCACACTCCCGCCCGGTGTCAGCTACCGGTTCACCGGCGCCTACGAAAACCAGGTTCGGGCGGAAGCCCGCCTTCGCCTGGTGGTCCCCCTCTCGCTGATCGTCATCTTCCTGCTGATCTACCTTCAGTTCCGATCCGTCCCGCGGTCTCTGATCATCTTCTCCGGCATCCTCGTCGCCTGGTCCGGAGGCTTCATCCTGCTCTGGCTGTACAACCAATCCTGGTTTCTCAACGCCTCCCTCGACGGCATCGATCTCCGCAGCCTGTTTCAGGTGGGTCCGGTCAACCTCAGCATTGCCGTGTGGGTGGGGTTTCTCGCCCTGTTCGGCATCGCCACCGACGACGGCGTTCTGATGACAACCTATCTCGCCAACACGTTCCAATCCGAACGCCCCGACACCGTCAGCCGCATCCGGGATGCCGTGGTCGCCGGGGCGACCCTGCGGGTGCGCCCGGCGATG
This genomic stretch from Verrucomicrobiia bacterium harbors:
- a CDS encoding efflux RND transporter permease subunit, with amino-acid sequence MMDRLVRLCLGNPLILSILLGLVMAWGILVAPFNWNLGSLPRSPVHVDAIPDIGENQQIVFAEWEGRSPQDVEDQVTYPLTVALLGLPEVKTIRSYSMFGFAIIYVIFNDSAEFYWTRSRILEKLNSLPSSTLPEGVQPALGPDATGLGQVFQYTLEGRDPQGRPTGGWDPHELRSVQDYYVRYSLQAVEGVSEVASVGGFVREYQIDVNPEAMRAFEVSLDQVFNAVRRSNLDVGARTIEINRVEYVIRGLGFIRSLQDLEETVVTMRDDIPVTLRHVATIGLGPAFRRGVLDKEGAEVVGGIVVARHGANPLAVIDGVKRRIAAISPGLPSRTLEDGTLSQLQIVPFYDRTGLILETLGTLSTAIENQILITVIVVILMVMHLRTALVISTMLPLTVLLTFILMKALGVDANIVALSGIAIAIGTIVDMGIVISENTLRHLDRQPAADPQAVRDTVLRSTREVGGAVLTAVATTVVSFLPVFAMEGPEGKLFKPLAYTKTFALVAAIVLALCLLPTLLTWVLGARAPRRAGRLLVTTLLVAGGCVLPWLVTWFPWSLGVLMVLVGAFGQFRDRVPTGWRARLPFAFSLVVALAVAMILADLWVPLGPERGAWNTVFVAVLAGGLLLLAHAFIRGYPAMVRWCLEHKGAFLSGVAAVLLTGTVSWLGLGRVFGWMPNALRHNAVWNAAYHAFPGLGKEFMPSLDEGSFLYMPTIMPHGSIGEATEILSLQNQAIASIPEIDSVVGKIGRAESPLDPAPVSMVETVINYKPEYVLDENGRRMRFRYDRRQAAFLYDGDGQLIPDRSGRPYRQWRPEILSPDDIWQEIARVAEIPGSTSAPKLQPIETRIVMLQSGMRAAFGVKVYGPDLETIERVGLELERHLRDVPAIEPATVFADRIVGVPYLEIDVDRPALSRYGLTIGDVHEVIEVAIGGRSLTTTVEGRERYPVRVRYPRELRDNIEALSGILIPTVGGAQIPLGQVSTIRYTRGPESIKAEDTFLVGYVIFDRKPGFAEVEVVEGAERYLKSLMAAGQFTLPPGVSYRFTGAYENQVRAEARLRLVVPLSLIVIFLLIYLQFRSVPRSLIIFSGILVAWSGGFILLWLYNQSWFLNASLDGIDLRSLFQVGPVNLSIAVWVGFLALFGIATDDGVLMTTYLANTFQSERPDTVSRIRDAVVAGATLRVRPAMMTTVTTILALMPVLTSTGRGSDVMVPMALPTIGGMTVAILTVLTTPTLFCLLEELRHQRGNAVARQAS